A window of Roseiflexus castenholzii DSM 13941 genomic DNA:
TGACCCGCCAGACGTGTTCTCGGGCATGTGAATGTCCTTCCTGGCAGTGATAACGTGCCAGCGTGGTATGCAATTGCTGTGCGGCAATCCGGCGCCCAAAAGAGAAAGGTTTCACGCCCTGAGCAGCGGTTTTTGAGAGAAGACGATCAAGGACAAAAGTGTTCTTCGCCAATTACGATACGCCATCGGAATTATAGCACCGGGCAGGCCATGGTATGAACACAACAAGGCGCACTGCGGTGAAAGGCGCAGCGTCTTACCCCAAACCTTGCGCGTCAGGGAAACGAGCCATCACCACAAGAGTATGCTCGCAGAGTCTTTGCACCTTTGCGCCTGTATGTGCGCGTATTGGAAAGGTGGTACGTCCGCCTCGCAGATACGCCGAGACAACATTATGAATCAACCCGACTCACACGATGTTCACCATCGGGACCTGCCAAATGCGGAGCGATCATCTGCGCTTCCAGCGTCGCAATGCGGCGCTCAAGTTCGGCGCGTTCGGCGCGCAACACAGCAATTTGCTGTTGTAAAGCGAACAAATGCGCCTGCAATCGCATCTGTTCAATATCGCGGATGCGCATATCCAATCGTCGTTCCTTTTCGGTCAACGCATCGAGCGCGCGCACGACCGCACCGTGAAACTCGCTGATCTGCAACCATTGCGGGAGGGTGTACCACCAGGTTGCCCGGCGCACCAGGCGCTGGAAGGCATTGATCGCCGCCGCCAGACCCGGTCGCCTTGATTGCACAATGCGGTGCGGATCGACCGACCACGTCGCGCGCGCAATTGCCAGATTGTCGTGCAGATATGCGTCTGTCGAGTTAGCAGGCGTAGCGGGCGAACCGGCGCCGGGCGCCGGCGGCGTCCCTGTATCGCCGATTTCCAGCGCGCGTTCGACCGCCGCCATCAACGTCAGCGCGTCATCGCTGTCGGAATGAACCCAGTAAATTGCCATCGTCGCCTCGCACAGCGTTCAGCGCGCGCCTGCGCATAGACTGCAAGCGTTTCACGGGCAGCGCGCTCCCACGAGAACTGCTTTGCGCGTTCAATTCCAGCGTGCCGTAACCGCAACGCCAGGTCCTCGCTGTCCAGGAGTGCAGCGATCTGGCGCGCAATATCGCTCACCTGATACGGATCGCAGTACAATCCGGCATCGCCAACCACCTCCGGCAGCGATGAGGTGTTTGCCACCACCACCGGCGTTCCTGAAGCAAGCGCCTCCAGCGGCGGAAGACCAAACCCTTCGTACAGTGAAGGATACACAAACAGGCGCGCCCCGGCAACCAGTGCAGGCAGGTCGTCATCGGGAATGCGCCCGATAAATCGGACCTGTCCGGCAACTCCGGCGCGTTCCGGCGCGGCGAGGATCGCGTCGTGCTTCCAGCCGTAGCCGCCGGCAATAATCAACGGCGGCAAACGACGCGCATCTGCGGCATACCGCGCACACAACACGGCATACGCTTCGATCAAACGGATGTAGTTCTTGCGCGGCTCGAGCGTGCCAACACTCAGCACATACGCGCCATGCGCTATATCGTATCGCGCCAGAACCGAACACGTTTCATCCGGCGCGCGTGGACGAAAGCGCACATCTGCGGCTTCATACACCACACTGATCCGCTCAGGCGGAATGCCCAGTTCGCACACAATATCACGGCGGGTCGCTTCCGACACGGCAATAATCCGGTCGGCGCGGTCGCGGGCAAATCGCTCCTTGGCTGCATGCAACGCAACGTTCTCCGCCACATGCATATCGGGGAAGCGCCGGGTGGTCAGATCGTGAATGGTCAGCACGGTTGCAGCGCCAGGCGGTGCATAAGGCAATTGATCGGAAGCATGAAAGACCTCAACGAACCTCGTGGCGCCCCTGAGTTCCAGCCCCATCTCGGCGACCGCCAGTTGCGACCAGATTGGATCGAGGATGCGGTCGATCCGCGCCGCAATCGGATGCGCCACTCCATCACGAAACGCAGGAAGCGCGCTCAGGTAGCCACGCCGAACGCCGGGGCAACGCACGACCCGCACATTCGGCGAGTCGAGGGCTGCCAGCCACAGCATCGAACGGCCAGGGTTGAGCGGCAGCACATCGATCAGCGTAAAATGGCAATCACGCCCGGCTCGCACCAGATGGTCGAGCAGCGACCGATGATAGGTCAGCACGCCTGCCTGAGCAATTCGCAGGAGCGAAATGTCAACGCCGATGTGCATCACTCAATCGCTTCCAGGCGCTCGATAATCTTCGCTGCGGCGTGCGACCACGTCCAGCGCGCGGCAGCTTCCGCAGCAGCGCGCATCCCGACTGCGCGCGCTTCGTCGGGATGCTCATACACGTGGCGCATCAACGCACAGAGATGATCGAAATCGGGGTCAGCCCAGCGCAACCCGCGGTAGTACGGCGCGCGCGCTTCCGCCGGGACAAGACCACGAATGCGAAGCGGATAGGCGACACCTGAATGGAGGAACTCCGTCTGCCCGCCCCAAGCGGTCGAAATAACCGGCAGACCACATGCCATTGCCTCCAGCGCAGGCATGCCCCAGCCCTCACCGCGCGTCGGCAGCACGAAACAATCGGCGCTGCGGTACAGACACCCAACCTGATAGGCGGCAACGTGCTGATTCGGCAGAACGACAATCGGCGGACCATCGCTGCGGATCAGGTCGCCAATACGTCGGGCGACATCAAGACTGGGGTCGTGGTTGAAGATTTTGAGCAGCAGTACCACATCATCGCTGCGGCGAAACGTTTGCTGATAGGCGCGGATCAGCAGTTCCGGCGCTTTGCGTTCGATCCACTCGAAGATCGAGAGAAAAACAAAGCGATTGCCGGGTTTATGTCCGGTGATGCCAGGGTGAAAATAATCGGGGTTGATCCCCAGTGGAACGACAGAGATCGGACGCCGGACGCCGCTGGCGCAAAAGACCTCAGCCCCCCAGTGCGTTGGCGTCCAGACTTCATCCATCTGGTTCGCCTGGTAGACCCACTCATCCGGCAACCGGTCGGTTTCCAGCATCGTATAGCCGATGCGATAGCGTCCACTATTCTTGATGAAAGAGTCACCCTGATGATACACCACCTGGGGCAGACGAGAGTCCTTAAGACGGGCGCGCAACTGATCGATGCGCGGATCGCCGGTCAGCGGCTCGGTGAAATCATTCCCCCAGATGCACGCCAGGCGCACATCGATAGCGCAGCGGTCGAGTTCGATCACCAGTTCACGCGACGAGGTGGCGTACCCGGATGGCGATGCCACCAGCGAGTGCCAGACGACAGCGCGACGATATTTCTGGTTGTAAAACGTGCGCCATTTGCGGGTAAACATCTCGCGTCCCTCGTCCCACATCGCCTGCCACGACGCATTGTTGATCCTGGCGCTCGTATTCTCGTAGTGGATCACCTGCGTACCGCCGGTGCAAACGACTTTGAACCCCGCCTGGCGCGCTCGCAGACAGTAATCGGTATCCTCAAAGTACGACGTGTACGTCTCGTCGAAGCCGCCGATCCGCGCGCGCACATCGCGTCGGATGTACATGCATGCGCCGGTGATCCCTTCGACTTCGCGCACACCCGGATACTGCCCAATGTACGTCTCACCGCCTCCGATCTGATACCCCCAGAAACTATCTGCCGGCATATACGTTCCGGCATGCTGGAGCAGTCCATTGGCGTGCAACAGCGTGCATCCGACGATGCCATACTCTGGATGACTGTGCGCCACATTGCTGAGGTGCGCCAGCCAGTAATCCTGGATGATCAGCGTATCGTTGTTGAGCAATAGCACATCGTGATCCGGCGGAGTCGCCGCCATGCCCTGATTGTTGCCGCGCGTGAATCCCAGGTTGCGATCATTCGCAATTACCCGGATGTCGTCCTGCGCGCGCAGCCACTCCAGTGTCCCATCGCTGCTCCCATTGTCCACAACCAACAGGTGATACGCCATACCCTTCGTATGCGCGCGAATACTCTCGATACAGCGACGAGTGTACTCTAACCCGTTCCACGTGAGGATGATAATTGTTACCGGAGGGCGCTGCGGGTCGCTGAAGGTTGAAGGTTGCAGGTTGCAGGTTGCAGGTTGAACCATGTTCCTCCTCCTTGTAACCCCGAACCCTACAACCGTTCTCCGAACTCACCGCTACGGCGCTGGAAGTACCAATAGCCGATCGCCAGCGTTGCGAAGGCGGTCAGCAGAACGCGCAGCACACTGTCGAGCGCAGGCAGGTTTGGCGTAGGAATCTGACCGAACGCAACCGCGTTGCCATACAGGATTTCGCGGTAGAACTCGATCAGCGACGCCATCGGGTTCAGCCAGCGCACCAGCTGCGCCAACGGACCGGCGACCCGGTCGAGTGCATAGATGACCGGTGTAAGAAAAAACCAGAACTGAATGAAAATGCCGATCAGGTGGACCGTATCGCGGTAGCGCACCGCAAGTGCGCTGAGGAACAATGCCACTCCTGCCAGAAAAATAGTTTGAATGCCGATCAACACCGGCAGATACACAAATGTCCACGAGAAGTTCGTCCAGGCGCCGATAGCGCGCAGCGGCGCATACATCCACTGAACCGCCGCCATCACCAGCAGCAGCATCGGCAGCGACAGCACAAAATTCACCAGGCTGGAGAGCACCGCGACCAGCGGCAGCACCTCGCGCGGGAAGAACACTTTTTTGACCAGCGCGGCGTTGTCGATCACACTGCGCGCCCCACCGTTCACCGCCTCGCTGGCGAAGTTCCAGGGCAGCAAGCCGACCAGAAGGAACACTGGGAACATGGCGATATCCGCCTGAAAGAAGGCGCTGAAGACAAACCAGAAGACCAGCATCAGCAGGAGGGGTGCGAGTTGCGTCCAGAGATACCCGAGCGCGCTTCCTTTATAACGCACCTGCAAATCGCGCAGCACCAGGTTGCGGATCAGTTCACGATACGCCCAAAGTTCGAGGACTTTGCGCATCGCGCCGGCGCTCCGATCAATCGCCACGCCAGCCGCGCCGAACAGCACTCCGACAACCGTCGCCAGTGAAAGAAGGAGCGGAATACGCCGATCAACGGCACGTTCCGGCAGCGGTGCGCGGCTGGCGCGATAGGCATCACCCGGCGCGTCGGGAGCGAAGGCTGCTCCCAGATTACGGTACAGATACGCCAGCGCTTCGCGGATCGCCTGCCGCCCCGCCGTCAACCGCAACAGGTCGGCGTCGATCTGTTGGAGCGTCGCACCGGTCGCCGTGGTGCGGCGTATTTCCAGCGCAGGAATATCGATACGGGTCAACTGCGCCTCGCGCACTTCCAGGGCGCGAGCCAGGTCGCTCAACTCTTCCTGCGGCAGTTGATCAACGGTAATATACGCCGATACCGGTTCGACCGCCCGGTTGAGGGGAAACGCCTGCGTCCGAATAATTTCGCGCAACAGGCGCTGAAATGCTGTTTCCGGCTGGCGACCCTGGAGCGCTTCGGTCAGTTCCCAGCCCATCAGATTACGCAGAATCTCGCGCCCACCGGCGGCGCGTACCGCGCGCGCCAACGTTTCTGCCGCTTCGTCCGCCACCACTTGCGCTTCGAGCGGCGCGCGCCCGATGGCAATGATCTCGACCCGCCCATCAGAATACGGCACAAAACGCACCGCATACGTTGGACCGCCGAGGTCAGGGCGGCGCGCCCTGAGCAACTCAAACGCCTGCATCTCAACAGCGCGGTAATCATCGTCTGGTTGACCGTCGGTATACAACTCATGGTAGCGCCCAACGGCGTCAATCTGCACCGTCGCGACCGTTTCATAACGGATCGGCTGCGAAAGAATGCGCGGCGCAGCCGCAGCCAGCGCACCCAGCGCACATACCAGCAGCCAGAGCCACTGGTAAAGACGCAATGGTCCCCGTTGGCGACTCAATGCCACGATCCAGGTTGCAGGCGCTGCAAGACGTGCCATGCTCATTGTCTAGCGAAATTCCACGACCACAACATCGCCGACTTCCCGCACAATGCGCAATTCCGGCGTTTCTGCCAACCGCTGCTCAACGACGCTCCAGCGGAAAGCGCGCGCGCCGTCGAACATGGGTTTTTCGAGCAGCAAATAGCGTATCCCAAGTTCGCGCAGTCGCTGCGCCGAGGCGCTGTCGGGGAATCCCCGCGAACGTTCGTTGAAATCCTGGAAGATTGGCGGAAGATGCGCCTGGTGCATAAAGGCGATCGTTCGCTTGCCATGCGTGAGCGTGCCGAACAAAATGAAGTAGTTGGTCGTCGCATCAATAACCGGGACGAATCCAACTGTAAAATCGCCGGGCTGCCGGGCAAGCCAGTGATCAATCGGGCGTGGCGCCAGCGTTGTGTACTCGTTCATTCTCCCCGGCATCAAGTCCACTACTATCAACGCGACAATCGCACCGGAAAGCAATGCAGCAGACGATATTCTCAGGCGCGCAGCGCCGCCGAAACCATTCGTGAGACGCCCCGCTACACTCTTTCGATGAACCAGTCGCGCAGCGCCGATGCCCGCCAGCAACGCAACAAACAGGATCGTCACGATCCCGAAACGCGCCCATACGCGCATAAGATTTATACCCGGCAACTGGTGCAGATAATATGCCGGCAGCCAGACCGGATGATCGCGATGCAGGGGAACATTCCCGATGTGGAGATCGGTGCCGAGCGACAGAACGGCAGCAACGAGCGCGGTGCCAATCCAGACCCACCGGCGATCAAAAGCGCGAAGCGCCGCCAGAGCCAGTATTCCGGGAACAATGCCGACATACAGTGTTTTTTCGCCCCACAGCGTCTCAGGGCGCAACCGCTCGACATAGGTCCCCCAGAGTGGGTGAAGATGGGAGGGCGCCACAAAGTTCATCGGGCTTGCCGACCACATACGAGCAACGTCGAGATGGTAAGGTGTATAAATGCCATCGCGCGCCGTCATCAGA
This region includes:
- a CDS encoding coiled-coil domain-containing protein, which encodes MAIYWVHSDSDDALTLMAAVERALEIGDTGTPPAPGAGSPATPANSTDAYLHDNLAIARATWSVDPHRIVQSRRPGLAAAINAFQRLVRRATWWYTLPQWLQISEFHGAVVRALDALTEKERRLDMRIRDIEQMRLQAHLFALQQQIAVLRAERAELERRIATLEAQMIAPHLAGPDGEHRVSRVDS
- a CDS encoding glycosyltransferase family 4 protein, encoding MHIGVDISLLRIAQAGVLTYHRSLLDHLVRAGRDCHFTLIDVLPLNPGRSMLWLAALDSPNVRVVRCPGVRRGYLSALPAFRDGVAHPIAARIDRILDPIWSQLAVAEMGLELRGATRFVEVFHASDQLPYAPPGAATVLTIHDLTTRRFPDMHVAENVALHAAKERFARDRADRIIAVSEATRRDIVCELGIPPERISVVYEAADVRFRPRAPDETCSVLARYDIAHGAYVLSVGTLEPRKNYIRLIEAYAVLCARYAADARRLPPLIIAGGYGWKHDAILAAPERAGVAGQVRFIGRIPDDDLPALVAGARLFVYPSLYEGFGLPPLEALASGTPVVVANTSSLPEVVGDAGLYCDPYQVSDIARQIAALLDSEDLALRLRHAGIERAKQFSWERAARETLAVYAQARAERCARRRWQFTGFIPTAMTR
- a CDS encoding glycosyltransferase, whose product is MVQPATCNLQPSTFSDPQRPPVTIIILTWNGLEYTRRCIESIRAHTKGMAYHLLVVDNGSSDGTLEWLRAQDDIRVIANDRNLGFTRGNNQGMAATPPDHDVLLLNNDTLIIQDYWLAHLSNVAHSHPEYGIVGCTLLHANGLLQHAGTYMPADSFWGYQIGGGETYIGQYPGVREVEGITGACMYIRRDVRARIGGFDETYTSYFEDTDYCLRARQAGFKVVCTGGTQVIHYENTSARINNASWQAMWDEGREMFTRKWRTFYNQKYRRAVVWHSLVASPSGYATSSRELVIELDRCAIDVRLACIWGNDFTEPLTGDPRIDQLRARLKDSRLPQVVYHQGDSFIKNSGRYRIGYTMLETDRLPDEWVYQANQMDEVWTPTHWGAEVFCASGVRRPISVVPLGINPDYFHPGITGHKPGNRFVFLSIFEWIERKAPELLIRAYQQTFRRSDDVVLLLKIFNHDPSLDVARRIGDLIRSDGPPIVVLPNQHVAAYQVGCLYRSADCFVLPTRGEGWGMPALEAMACGLPVISTAWGGQTEFLHSGVAYPLRIRGLVPAEARAPYYRGLRWADPDFDHLCALMRHVYEHPDEARAVGMRAAAEAAARWTWSHAAAKIIERLEAIE
- a CDS encoding ABC transporter permease, which gives rise to MARLAAPATWIVALSRQRGPLRLYQWLWLLVCALGALAAAAPRILSQPIRYETVATVQIDAVGRYHELYTDGQPDDDYRAVEMQAFELLRARRPDLGGPTYAVRFVPYSDGRVEIIAIGRAPLEAQVVADEAAETLARAVRAAGGREILRNLMGWELTEALQGRQPETAFQRLLREIIRTQAFPLNRAVEPVSAYITVDQLPQEELSDLARALEVREAQLTRIDIPALEIRRTTATGATLQQIDADLLRLTAGRQAIREALAYLYRNLGAAFAPDAPGDAYRASRAPLPERAVDRRIPLLLSLATVVGVLFGAAGVAIDRSAGAMRKVLELWAYRELIRNLVLRDLQVRYKGSALGYLWTQLAPLLLMLVFWFVFSAFFQADIAMFPVFLLVGLLPWNFASEAVNGGARSVIDNAALVKKVFFPREVLPLVAVLSSLVNFVLSLPMLLLVMAAVQWMYAPLRAIGAWTNFSWTFVYLPVLIGIQTIFLAGVALFLSALAVRYRDTVHLIGIFIQFWFFLTPVIYALDRVAGPLAQLVRWLNPMASLIEFYREILYGNAVAFGQIPTPNLPALDSVLRVLLTAFATLAIGYWYFQRRSGEFGERL
- a CDS encoding glycosyltransferase family protein is translated as MAGIAGMRAWAQTAARMQSGDWVVLALLVCGALAMMYPVLAAPSSRIIGWPGDNIQYVYAAGWMAEALRSGASPFVDPRINAPHGLALTATDVPYVGYIAVAPLTWLFGPVFGYNAQLALAHLLSGVCAYLWVRHLTGSRIGGLTAGLAFMLAPFRLAHSYGHPQIVSTYPLPLFFWALDSSLRSQPDRKTLAGLVGATFLLGAASQYYLVIGLICGMVYALLTLATRRVSLLSRVWLAVPAVFVGALLAAAPYLMTARDGIYTPYHLDVARMWSASPMNFVAPSHLHPLWGTYVERLRPETLWGEKTLYVGIVPGILALAALRAFDRRWVWIGTALVAAVLSLGTDLHIGNVPLHRDHPVWLPAYYLHQLPGINLMRVWARFGIVTILFVALLAGIGAARLVHRKSVAGRLTNGFGGAARLRISSAALLSGAIVALIVVDLMPGRMNEYTTLAPRPIDHWLARQPGDFTVGFVPVIDATTNYFILFGTLTHGKRTIAFMHQAHLPPIFQDFNERSRGFPDSASAQRLRELGIRYLLLEKPMFDGARAFRWSVVEQRLAETPELRIVREVGDVVVVEFR